The stretch of DNA ggtcgtgggattgagccctgcgtccagccccatgtcaggctccatggtcagcatggagtctgcttaagattctttctcctctgccccttcccttttctctctctctcaaataaattaattttaatatatattatattttatatataaatcttataaGATAgacatgttaatatatatatacacatatattttaatattattcaatATCAGGAATAATGTTTCCTTACCTTGAGCCTATTTAATATTTAGGTATTTAGTTTCTGCTTGttggtctttttttattatgaaatatttcagacataGGAAGagtataaatataaagaatatgtagCAGCCATTACATGAAGCATTGTAAATACATTTGAGGTCCTCTCTATTCCCCTCCTAGATCATAGCTCCCTCCCTTTCACCATCCCTAAGGCAATCACCATGATAAATTTGGTATTTAATGATTCACacgcatgttttattttttgaagattttatttatttattcatgagagacacagagagagagagagaggcagagacaaaggcagagggagaagcaggctccatgcagggatcccgatgtgggacttgatcccaggactccaggatcttgccctgggcccaaggcagatgctcaaacgctgagccacccagggatccccctcccatGCATGTTTTAATATGTATGGGTATATTCTTAAATTATGGTCTTTTTGCATATCTTCAAACATCTTAGCAATTATGTCAAATGTAGGTATCATTCTTCAACTTCCTCATTTCTAAGATGGGTTTGGTGATAATATCTACCTTTCAAGCGTTCATTGTGAGGACGAAATCAGTTAATACATGCAAAGCACATAAAATTCTACCTGACAATTAAgaagtgttaaataaatgttaacggttatcattatattttctacttattgTGCTTAAGACTTACCCATGTAATACAGTTTCAGACCATTTATTTTAATCACcatacataatattccattatatcagCAAACTGAAATGTACTTTTCCAGGCCTCTGTTGAGGACTGTTTAGTTCCCAATTTTTGCTATGAGCAACAGTTTTGCAATCAACATTCTGGGATATGTCTCCTTGTATAGAGGCAAGTTTTCCTGGCTTCATGTAAATGAAGAATATGAAATTGCTGGCAtataactttaatatattttaactcaCTTTTGACTAATATAATTAtactgggctgtgtgtgtgtgtgtgtgtgtgtgtatgcacaaaTCTTAAACATTCCTAGCATATTATAAGCTCTTAGAAGACAGCCAATGTCATTTAATCATTCTTTGATCCATGCACCCAGTATAGGGAGCATACAGGTCTAGGTGACAGGATATAAAGATCGAATTGCATGGACTTCCTCTCAGGGGTCTCTGTGCCTGAAAGGACACACTCAGGACACAGGTAGTCAGATTGGTGGTCAGTTTAGAGGGGAGAATTTTCAGTGAAAATTCACCATTGGCCAGGCATCATATGCAACACACTCAATCATGCCTCTCATTAATGGTGCCACTTGCTTATTGGGTGGTCAGAACTACTCATTAATCTTGCAGAGTCCAGTTTCCTCTGATGAGAAAGCATTGTTTTGTTGTGTTTAGAAGCAGATTAGAATTCAAGTCCTAACATCAGCACATATGAACTCGATGAACTTGCAGAAAGGATTTAATTCCTTTGAGTCCCTGCTTCCTAGTCTATAAATGGtgctaataatagtaatagcagcCTTGCTTTATTTGGAGCATGGAGAAGTTCTGTTTtgttccctaattttttttttctaaccaacAGATGTGGCTCTAATTAACAGGAAAAATGATAACTTCTTGTATGTCTCTTGATTCCCCTCTGGACATTAGGGCAGGCTTCCAGGCCCAGGAGCTCTGCTGGCAGCTGCACACTTGAACCTCTAGAGGGAGCTTTCAGGGTGTGTGAGGCCACTGCTTTGCCTCTGGGCAAAACTGCATTTAAACCATACCTGAGAATATGTCTATAGTGAGTAGATTCTTGGAGGAAAATACCGGGatcattttccaaaatagatcCAGACCGTGCCCAGCCTGCTTCCATCACATGCATACTTAATTTTCTGGAATTAGGTTTCCTTTCAGAGTGGTCTCCAGCTCCCCACAGTGGCCCCTCCTAGGAATTTCCTAAATTAAGCAAGCGTGTGTGAACTCCAAGAGACACACAGGCTTTATCTTTTGGCTGCCTCATTGTCCCTTTTCTAGAAGCAGGCATAGCATTTCACAAATAATGAGCTGCCGCTAAACTTAATCTGCTAGATTTATCACAGAATGTATGGAGCTTTTCCTGTCTCTAAGAAATACctcctgttatttttattttttattttcttaatttgtaacCTTATATTTAAGGGAATGTACTACTTCTGCTTAAATTAACCAACTCTagagtaaaatgtatttcttttctccccaAGTAATAGCCTGGTGCCGAGCACTTGGAAAATAACATAACAGTGGTACATTTGGGTTATGTGTCAGGGCAGGATCTTCTTGTGAACGTGCCTGAAAGGATGATTCTGGAATTCTAGTCTTTCTgaaggagagaaggcagaggagcaCTCTCCTCAAATACCTGAAGGGCCATCAAGCAGAATGGGGAGTAGATGTATTCTGTGTCTCTAGAAGGCAGACCAAGGGCATACAAGTAGAGTTGAGTATGAGGTCAACTTTTGCtcaatataaagaaaactttctaaaaaacACTGACTGCTCCATCTCTGGAAGTGCTTGATTGGAAGTTGAAAAAACATCTATCAGTGATTTTGCAGAAGGGAGTAGGGAGGACCCTTGATCTCTTCTGATGCTGGGATTCTGTGACTCTCTTATGGGAAGGGCATACTTTCCTAGTTTGCTTCTTGGTGATGGTATTAACTTGACTCTTTGGGATGTTTTTCCcctgaagtgaaaaaaatgtgtttctttttatttttaatttaaattcaatttgctaacatatggtataacactcagtgctcatcccatcaagtgccctccttagtgcctgtcacccagtcaccctatcccctcccacctccccttctgcaaccctttgtttcccagagttaagagctcctcatagtttgtcttcttctctaattttcccccacttgtcttccctcctttcctttatagtccctttcactatttcttatattccacatatgagtaaaaacatgattgtctttctccaattgacttatttcactctgcagaataccctccagttccatccacattgaagcaattgatggatattcatcctttctgggctgagtaatattctattgtgtatatataccacattttcttttgaatGGATAAAAGCTGTGTTTCTTAAGTCACTGGTGTTATTATAGTCGCTGGTGTTGTATATATGAGTGTCATTGGTATTATGGAATCCAAGAGGACAGAATGGCAGTGTGTGAGataggaaagggacagaggaaggggtgagggaaggcCTCACAGACCTGAGGTCAATGAAGGATGAGAGGAATTGGGGAAGGCTGGGGGTCTCCAAGGCAAAGTTATAAGAAGATAAGAGATCTTGGTTTGTTCAAGGTATGAGGTGTTTTCTGGAATAGCTTGACTTAGTGCCATCCCGGTGAGGGTAGAAGTAAAGGTTGATAAGTAGatgtgatattcaaaatatttaatgacctATATGGTTTGGATCTAAACCAATCAAAACAGTGGCCAGCTATCTCACAGTGCTGCTGGAATACCCAATAAATATCAATCCAATCATTAAGTCTGCAAAGTAACTTTTTACCAGACTATCACAAATGAGGATGGCCCaatcacatttgcattttagaaagatcattctgAGAGGATAAAGGATTGCTAAAATTCTTAATGGCTGTGAGTGTAAGCTGAATAGAATGTACTCAGCAAGCTTCAAGAAGCAATACTACATTAAGCCATAAACCCAGCTATGAAAAATAAGCCTATCCCTCAGCCCAGAACAACAACGATAACAACCAAAGCCACGATGTgccaaaatgaaaatcaaactcTTGGTTTACAAGAAATGTAACTCTGTCTCCTTCTGTTGTTCTCGGTACCAGACTGGTTTTCAGGCAAAGCCTGGTTTGGCATTGATTCCTGATGAATTTGCTGAAAACCGCAACCTCACATGTTTACACTTCTTTCTCCTGGTGACACAtggattagaaaaagaaataggggtGATTAAGACAGGAAGGGTAAGCATCAGATAATCCAAAGCCAGACAAATGACCTCCAAATCAAAACCAGTCAACCAACCAAAGTCTCCACATCACTCCATTGAAATTCCTCCACTTTTCCAGACAGGGAGAGTCATCAGCATTGTGAACTATTGGTAAGTTCCCAATGGGTACTGGTGTGTTTTTTCTCTCATCCCCATGTAAGAACATGAGACCAAGCAGCATCTGGTGAGCATCGGTCACTGAAGTTGTCAGAGGTATTCTGAGGTACTGTAAAGCTCATTGGACACAGGAGGAAACCTTTGTAATGGAATATGAGAGCACTGATGGGGGACCTGAAAATAGCATCACCAAAGGCCAGCCACCAATTGATTCTTTAGGGTCAAGTCCAGAGTTCCATTTGAGTGACACTTGGGTGTGTAGCTATTAGTGGCCAGAGACACCCCTTTCTCTTTGCTGAACATGAGGAGAAACTTAGTTAAGGCATATCCCTGAGAGATTTTCCCAAACTCTAGCTCAATATGATGTGTCAAAGGCTCAGGAGGGAAGCGATGTACTTGGAGCCAAGTATGTAATCATGGGCAGGGAAACTCCTGAGCTTCAgtctcctcatccataaaatcAGTCCTCACTTTACTTATGGGATTCCTGTGATGAGTTCATAAGATAAGATACAGCAATGGAtaaattgttcattgttagttAAGTGTCATATGATATTGCTATTATTGTTCTTCTCAGATGAGCTCAGATAGCtgtgagggtgaggggtggggaggtggaatCTTCTCTCGGCAACGTGCAGTGGACTCCCAGATCCTTCTCTGGGAGGGACACCCATAAGCTCTGGAAGCTCTTAGAAAGTTGGCATGGAGAAATAGTCCATTGTTTCTGGGCCAATAGGTTGGGGCGTGGAGGCAAACTTAGGGAGGAGAAAATCATTGAAAGAGTCCTGGAGGAAGAGACTTGAAGTGAAAAACTttgagctttggagtcagactgtcTGGGTTTGAAGCCTAaccagctcctccctccctggctaTATGACTCAGGGAGACTGCTTGTCCATTCCATCTGTAAAAGCAGGCATGatttttataaatctctttttaaagggttgtcacaaagattttaaataatgtagttgaggggcacctgggtagcacagtcggttgagtgtccaattcttgatttcagctcatgtcattatctcagggtcatgagatcgagcttcacactgggctctgtgctcagggggagtctccttgagatcctctctcctccttctgcctctgcccctcccttttaccccccccccccacacacacagagtctctctctctctctcaaataaataaatcttaaaaaaatgatgtagTCAAAATAGAGcctaaaatcataaatataaatgaataatggTTATTATTATGTACCACTGATTTCAAGGTACAGCTGGCCCTTGAACAAACAAGCTGGTAGTTAGGGACACCAACCCCCaagcagttgaaaatccatgtttAACCTTTCATTTCCTAGAACTTAACtaccaatagcctactgttggaagccttaccaataatatgAACAGTTgattaatgcatattttgtatgttatatgtattacatatatgctatattattataataaactagagaaaagaaaaggttatgAAGCAATCataggaaaacacatttacagtactgtattgtatttattttttaaaaatccacatagaaGTGGACTCACTCAGTTCatacctgtgttgttcaagggtcaaccataaTTCAACAAAAAATACTTACTTGTTCATAAAATTCTACAtggtatcacttacatgtggaatcttaaaaaaaaaaaaaaagaaggtgaacCCACAGAAACaaagtagagtggtggttgcctAGGGGTGGGGAAGATAGAAATTAGTAAAAGAAgacaaactttcagttacaaggatctgatctaatgtataacatggtgactgtagttgaTGACACCGTGTTCtataactgaaatttgctaagagagcagAACTCaagtgttcacacacacacacgcatacacacaaaggagaaatatgtgaagtgatggttacattaattaatttgatGAAGAGAATCCTTCCACAGTGTGTACATATATGGAATCATCGtgctgtatactttaaatatagtACAGTTTTATTTGTCAGTTAGACTCCagtaaagctaaaaataaatacttgttcatAGAGGAAATGCAAGGTCCTGGACTGAAAGGGACTCTTAGCTCCCTGATGAAtcatagatgaggaagctgaggctgagagaggctggcccaaggtcacataggcACTGGTGACAGAGTCGAGTCATCAACCCTAGTCTTCAGAAGCCAGAGTGGTTTCCTGTCCATCATGCATCTGAGATGGAAGCACCTGCTTACAGGTGTCAGATGCCATGACTGCACATTCAGCCTTCTGAGGGCCTGTGGATCAGCAGGTGCAGGTGCTTTGAGGGGTCGCAGAGGGCAGTGCAGACTGGAAACCAGGTTGGCACAGCCAGGCTTGGGGCCCTGGGCATCAGAAGCAGAGGAGAAGTTGAAAGTCACATCTCCAAGTCTCTCTTTGAAGAGAGGGAGCCACTATGGGGCTTTAGACGACGGAGTAACATAGATTCGTGTTTTAGAAAATACTCCAGGACTGCTGTGAGAACACCATCTGACCTGGTTTGCCCAAGACGACATCAGTACAGTGGATGAAGTTTAGGAAGTGCTTTCTTGTGTGTGCCTGTGTAGTTGGGGTGGTCAGGGGTATCCCACAGAGCTCTCCAATTCCTTAGTGCAGATTCTCATTCCTCTATCTGATCCTTAACAACAGCCCTAGGAGGGAGGCAAAGCAGTTACTACCAGCCCTGTCCTACAGACAAGTAAAACCAAAGGGCAGAAGTAAAGCACCTTGTCTGGGCTTAACTGGCCATGAAGCTGGACTCTCATTCAAGCATGTTATACCATACTGGATTGGATTGTGTATGCTATAACCATGTCAGTGGTAAAAGTCTTTTGCtccaaagtaaattaaaatacattgagGGCAAGAGACATAGTAGATGCTTAGTAagtacttgtttatttttcctactgCAAACTACAAAGTTTAATCACAAATTTTGATAacagattttgacaaatgtagtTTTCCATAGCAAACATCTATAGTGTCAAGGGTATGAGATaacagtatttataaatattaaaacaaactttttgATATCATAGGAAGTTTCTTTGAGGAAGAGATTTAGAAACTCAgatgcagaatgggagaaaatgtttgcaactCATATacctagtatccagaatatatataaataactttaaaatgagcAGAGttacttgaatagacatttcttcagagaagataGACAAATGGCCAATGGCACAGGAAAAGATActccacatcactaatcatcagagaaacgCATATCAAAATCACAGTGGATGCCACTTCACATCCACCAAGATggtaatactaaaaaaaaaacaaaaaacaaaacaagaaaaaaaacactgggaaataacaagtgtttcggttaagatatggagaaactggaacctttgTACATTGGTGTTGAGAatgtgaaatgaaaaacagacaCACCAACAAATGCATGTGTAAGAGTATCCCTAGCAGCACTCCTCATAGCAGTGAAAGGTGAAAGGGCACAGATGTCCACCAGtagatgaagggataaacaaaTACTAGTTTGTATTTACAATGGGTATAAGTCAGTCATTCCAGGGAATGAAGGACTGGTCCATGCTACAAGATGGATGAACCTCAGAAACGCACTATAGTGAAAGAAGGCTGACCCAAAAGGTCACTGATTGTACAATTCCATTTagatgaaatatctagaataaatatatcaaaatagtGAGAtctatggaaacagaaaatagcCGAGTGGTTGCTTAGGTCTGGGGGATGGAGGAAAAGGAATATGGAGAGTATCTGCTTAATGGTGAGGACATTTCTTTTTGAAgtgctaaaaatgtttaaaactacaTAACAGTGTTGGTTGCACAACTTGTGAATGtactgaatacatttttaatggttaatttaattttaaaaatatataaaataccggggcacctgggtggctcagttggttacatgtctgactcttgatttcggggatgtgggttcaagcctcaccttgggctctatgctgggcgtGAAGCTTActttatgtgtatacacatacacattcaaaTTATGGTAATAGGTGTATTAATATTCAATAGTAATTTTATTAAtgattaaaatgtcatttctgatGTGCtggtttttctttatctttttgtgtTAAGAGTTCAGCTTTTCATTGAACAGGTTACAGAATAGGTTTAGTCAGAAAGACCAAAGCCCATGTCATCATCGGACAGTCTTCTTTGCTTCCACCTCCTTCTCTTCTGCTGGGGCAGCCGTGGTACAGGTGGTGGGAGCTGCTCCTGATACAGGACCGGCTGCTTGGGCAGGTCCACCAGCCCCCACATTGCAGATGGGGCTCTCGATGTTGACATTGGCCAGGGTCTTTGCAAACAAGCCTGGCCCAAAAGATCCAACATTTATACCCGCTGCTTTAATGAGAGCAGTGCTCTTATGCTCTGTGACCATCACCTCATCGTGGAGCAGGTTAAGGGTGGAGTAGATGCAGGCAAGTCCCGAGAAGGAGGCTGCGGGAAGCAAGTGCTGAACAGATACTGCTGGGCGCAGTGCTAGTCACCGGTTGAAGTGAGGGCCTCACTGCCGCATGGCCTTAGCTTCCTCTAACATAATGGATTTTCTACTCAAGGGTTAACTGTCTCCCAGATGACTTACAGAAATTGTGCCACAGTTtccaaatctataaaatgggaaaaataattgcACCTGCCTCATTTaattgttgagaggattaaatgagttaggAGATGTAAATCTATACCTATGAAAATCTACTTACATCCACGTAAGTCAATTTACATTATGTGGTtttgatatatttgtatatgtttatatttatatcatatacaaaCTCCCTACTTTTATTGAGTTCTCCATTGCTTCTCAACAACACAAGAAGTTAAAATGTGCAGAGAACATTGGTTTTATGAGGGGAaacttctttgctcttttttcttctaggagaCTGTGCCTTTGCAGCAAGGCAGACTCTCTTGCTCCAAGGTATTTCCCAGGTAGACATTACATCCTTATGTTGGAAGGTCCACCAATTGCTGTGTCCACCCATACTTCACAGAGTTGAATGGGTAGACAAGGAGCCACAATAAGCCTGTGCTCAATAGGTGTCCAGTGG from Canis lupus dingo isolate Sandy chromosome 21, ASM325472v2, whole genome shotgun sequence encodes:
- the LOC118351817 gene encoding 60S acidic ribosomal protein P1-like codes for the protein MVTEHKSTALIKAAGINVGSFGPGLFAKTLANVNIESPICNVGAGGPAQAAGPVSGAAPTTCTTAAPAEEKEVEAKKTVR